The Dendropsophus ebraccatus isolate aDenEbr1 chromosome 3, aDenEbr1.pat, whole genome shotgun sequence genome includes a region encoding these proteins:
- the LOC138786379 gene encoding gastrula zinc finger protein XlCGF71.1-like: MKIHTGEKPYCCSECGKCFGDKSKLIRHIQSHTGEKPYSCAECKKCFRDKSRLNGHVRIHTGEKPYSCSECGKCFTNRSDLVKHQRIHTGEKPFPCSECGKCFTHKSYLVIHERIHTGEKPYSCSECGKCFTTKSNSETHQRIHIEKKNFYGLECGKNQS, translated from the coding sequence atgaaaattcacacaggagagaagccatactgCTGCTCTGAGTGCGGGAAATGTTTTGGGGATAAATCAAAGCTCATAAGACACAtacaaagccacacaggagagaaaccatactCCTGCGCAGAGTGCAAGAAGTGTTTTAGAGATAAATCAAGGCTTAATGGACAtgtgagaattcacacaggagagaagccatattcatgttcagaatgcgggaAATGCTTTACAAATAGATcggatcttgttaaacatcagagaattcacacaggagagaagccgtttccttgttcagagtgtgggaaatgtttcacgcATAAATCCTATCTTGTGATAcacgagagaattcacacaggggagaagccctattcctgttcagaatgtgggaaatgttttacaactaAATCAAATTCAGAAactcatcagagaattcacataGAGAAGAAAAACTTCTATGGACTTGAATGTGGGAAAAACCAGagctaa